One window from the genome of bacterium encodes:
- a CDS encoding GntR family transcriptional regulator: MPDPRDPIVQRLSRRLAAGGGEPVAHLIVEELWESVVMGWLPTGARLPTARQLAIALSVSPRSVERAYAELERRGVIRTRPGEGTFVRLDPPSAEEQERRRAFAALCREVVARTRELGFSLDDLLDALAEYRTVAGREMDGPEP; the protein is encoded by the coding sequence GTGCCGGATCCCCGAGACCCGATCGTCCAGCGGCTCTCCCGGCGCCTCGCGGCGGGCGGCGGCGAGCCGGTGGCGCACCTGATCGTCGAGGAGCTGTGGGAGAGCGTGGTGATGGGGTGGCTGCCCACCGGCGCGCGGCTGCCGACTGCACGGCAGCTCGCGATCGCGCTGAGCGTGAGCCCGCGGAGTGTGGAGCGGGCGTACGCGGAGCTGGAGCGGCGCGGCGTGATCCGGACGCGGCCGGGCGAGGGGACGTTCGTGCGGCTCGATCCACCGTCTGCGGAGGAGCAGGAGCGCCGGCGGGCGTTCGCCGCACTGTGCCGCGAGGTGGTCGCTCGGACCCGAGAGCTCGGCTTCAGCCTGGACGATCTCCTGGACGCGCTCGCCGAGTACCGCACGGTGGCCGGGCGTGAAATGGACGGACCGGAACCATGA